The proteins below are encoded in one region of Brassica napus cultivar Da-Ae chromosome A6, Da-Ae, whole genome shotgun sequence:
- the LOC106349244 gene encoding serine/threonine-protein kinase D6PKL3-like isoform X1, which produces MKFKQPPNLCCVSFYLNIKIVSLSHFFRFLSSVLKHRTPSMDPSIDHASSSSKPRITQAKSKPSVTSRSIDSRATKKQEPPLTATETSPEVYEQHSVSSHITQKTKHKKKKQPEPRFYPSPTNTFYTAPLYTEAKQSFSDCASTLNVGGIDLEKMGVLTYRGSTGSDESSSSGLSNSAGYKPHRANNDKRWVAIQEVRSRVGSSLEAKDFKLVKRLGGGDIGTVYLAELIGTGETFAVKVMEKAAIAARKKLVRAQTEREILQSLDHPFLPTLYSHFETENHSCLVMEFCPGGDLHSLRQKQPGKYFPEHAARFYVAEVLLAMEYLHMLGIIYRDLKPENVLVREDGHIMLSDFDLSLRCSVSPTLVRFAATTTLESKPSSYCIQPSCIVQPDCIQPVCFTPRFLSKSKNKKKLNESARQVRPLPELMAEPTSARSMSFVGTHEYLAPEIIKGEGHGSAVDWWTFGIFLYELLFGKTPFRGDVNRATLFNVVGQPLRFPEHPSVSFAARDLIRGLLVKEPQHRLAYRRGATEIKQHPFFQSINWALIRCTNPPQVPQPLKILDNAQSQGHGCSRSQGDGKPPTVVVDVKPSGNYLEIDFF; this is translated from the exons ATGAAGTTTAAGCAACCTCCTAATCTTTGCTGTGTTTCCTTTTATCTGAATATAAAAATCGTTTCTTTATCTCACTTTTTTCGCTTTCTTTCCTCTGTTTTGAAGCATCGAACACCTTCAATGGATCCTTCAATCGATCAcgcttcttcatcttcaaaaCCAAGAATCACTCAAGCTAAATCCAAACCCTCCGTTACATCACGTTCCATCGACTCAAGAGCCACCAAGAAACAAGAACCGCCATTAACAGCAACAGAAACTTCCCCTGAAGTTTACGAACAACACTCTGTTTCATCTCACATCACACAGAAGACGAagcataagaagaagaaacaacccGAGCCTAGATTCTACCCGAGCCCAACCAACACTTTCTACACAGCGCCTCTCTACACAGAAGCCAAGCAGAGCTTCAGCGACTGCGCGAGCACGCTCAACGTCGGAGGCATCGATCTCGAGAAGATGGGTGTGTTAACGTACAGAGGAAGCACGGGGAGCGACGAGAGCAGCTCGAGCGGGTTGAGCAACAGCGCCGGTTACAAGCCTCACAGAGCTAACAACGACAAGCGTTGGGTCGCGATACAGGAGGTAAGGTCTCGGGTCGGGTCGTCTCTTGAGGCTAAAGACTTCAAGCTTGTGAAGCGGCTTGGAGGTGGCGACATCGGGACTGTTTACTTAGCGGAGTTGATAGGGACGGGAGAGACTTTCGCTGTGAAGGTGATGGAGAAGGCGGCTATTGCGGCGAGGAAGAAGCTTGTGAGGGCTCAGACGGAGAGGGAGATACTACAGTCGTTGGATCATCCGTTCTTGCCTACTCTGTATTCGCATTTCGAAACGGAGAATCATTCGTGTCTGGTTATGGAGTTTTGTCCCGGTGGTGATTTGCATTCTCTCCGGCAGAAACAGCCTGGAAAGTACTTCCCGGAACACGCTGCTAG ATTCTACGTTGCAGAAGTGCTTCTAGCGATGGAGTATCTACACATGCTAGGGATCATATACAGAGACCTTAAGCCAGAGAACGTGTTAGTACGTGAAGACGGACACATAATGCTATCAGACTTCGATCTCTCCCTAAGATGTTCAGTCTCTCCAACCCTAGTTCGATTCGCAGCGACCACCACACTCGAATCCAAACCCTCAAGCTACTGCATCCAGCCGAGCTGCATCGTCCAGCCAGACTGCATCCAGCCAGTGTGCTTCACTCCACGGTTCTTATCCAAAagcaagaacaagaagaaactAAACGAGTCGGCGAGGCAAGTCAGACCACTCCCGGAGCTCATGGCTGAACCGACAAGCGCACGGTCCATGTCCTTCGTCGGAACACACGAGTACTTAGCGCCAGAGATCATCAAAGGAGAAGGGCACGGAAGCGCGGTTGACTGGTGGACGTTCGGGATATTCCTGTACGAGCTTCTGTTTGGTAAGACGCCGTTTAGAGGAGACGTGAACAGAGCGACGCTGTTTAACGTGGTTGGACAGCCGTTGAGGTTTCCGGAGCATCCTAGCGTGAGCTTTGCGGCTAGGGACTTGATCAGAGGGTTGCTTGTGAAGGAGCCTCAGCATAGGTTGGCTTATAGAAGAGGAGCTACTGAGATTAAGCAGCATCCTTTTTTTCAGAGTATTAACTGGGCTTTGATCAGATGCACTAACCCACCTCAGGTTCCACAGCCGCTGAAGATTCTGGATAATGCTCAGAGTCAAGGACATGGTTGTAGCCGTAGTCAAGGAGATGGTAAGCCGCCAACTGTTGTTGTGGATGTGAAGCCTTCTGGTAATTATTTGGAGATTGATTTCTTCTGA
- the LOC106349244 gene encoding serine/threonine-protein kinase D6PKL3-like isoform X2, whose translation MDPSIDHASSSSKPRITQAKSKPSVTSRSIDSRATKKQEPPLTATETSPEVYEQHSVSSHITQKTKHKKKKQPEPRFYPSPTNTFYTAPLYTEAKQSFSDCASTLNVGGIDLEKMGVLTYRGSTGSDESSSSGLSNSAGYKPHRANNDKRWVAIQEVRSRVGSSLEAKDFKLVKRLGGGDIGTVYLAELIGTGETFAVKVMEKAAIAARKKLVRAQTEREILQSLDHPFLPTLYSHFETENHSCLVMEFCPGGDLHSLRQKQPGKYFPEHAARFYVAEVLLAMEYLHMLGIIYRDLKPENVLVREDGHIMLSDFDLSLRCSVSPTLVRFAATTTLESKPSSYCIQPSCIVQPDCIQPVCFTPRFLSKSKNKKKLNESARQVRPLPELMAEPTSARSMSFVGTHEYLAPEIIKGEGHGSAVDWWTFGIFLYELLFGKTPFRGDVNRATLFNVVGQPLRFPEHPSVSFAARDLIRGLLVKEPQHRLAYRRGATEIKQHPFFQSINWALIRCTNPPQVPQPLKILDNAQSQGHGCSRSQGDGKPPTVVVDVKPSGNYLEIDFF comes from the exons ATGGATCCTTCAATCGATCAcgcttcttcatcttcaaaaCCAAGAATCACTCAAGCTAAATCCAAACCCTCCGTTACATCACGTTCCATCGACTCAAGAGCCACCAAGAAACAAGAACCGCCATTAACAGCAACAGAAACTTCCCCTGAAGTTTACGAACAACACTCTGTTTCATCTCACATCACACAGAAGACGAagcataagaagaagaaacaacccGAGCCTAGATTCTACCCGAGCCCAACCAACACTTTCTACACAGCGCCTCTCTACACAGAAGCCAAGCAGAGCTTCAGCGACTGCGCGAGCACGCTCAACGTCGGAGGCATCGATCTCGAGAAGATGGGTGTGTTAACGTACAGAGGAAGCACGGGGAGCGACGAGAGCAGCTCGAGCGGGTTGAGCAACAGCGCCGGTTACAAGCCTCACAGAGCTAACAACGACAAGCGTTGGGTCGCGATACAGGAGGTAAGGTCTCGGGTCGGGTCGTCTCTTGAGGCTAAAGACTTCAAGCTTGTGAAGCGGCTTGGAGGTGGCGACATCGGGACTGTTTACTTAGCGGAGTTGATAGGGACGGGAGAGACTTTCGCTGTGAAGGTGATGGAGAAGGCGGCTATTGCGGCGAGGAAGAAGCTTGTGAGGGCTCAGACGGAGAGGGAGATACTACAGTCGTTGGATCATCCGTTCTTGCCTACTCTGTATTCGCATTTCGAAACGGAGAATCATTCGTGTCTGGTTATGGAGTTTTGTCCCGGTGGTGATTTGCATTCTCTCCGGCAGAAACAGCCTGGAAAGTACTTCCCGGAACACGCTGCTAG ATTCTACGTTGCAGAAGTGCTTCTAGCGATGGAGTATCTACACATGCTAGGGATCATATACAGAGACCTTAAGCCAGAGAACGTGTTAGTACGTGAAGACGGACACATAATGCTATCAGACTTCGATCTCTCCCTAAGATGTTCAGTCTCTCCAACCCTAGTTCGATTCGCAGCGACCACCACACTCGAATCCAAACCCTCAAGCTACTGCATCCAGCCGAGCTGCATCGTCCAGCCAGACTGCATCCAGCCAGTGTGCTTCACTCCACGGTTCTTATCCAAAagcaagaacaagaagaaactAAACGAGTCGGCGAGGCAAGTCAGACCACTCCCGGAGCTCATGGCTGAACCGACAAGCGCACGGTCCATGTCCTTCGTCGGAACACACGAGTACTTAGCGCCAGAGATCATCAAAGGAGAAGGGCACGGAAGCGCGGTTGACTGGTGGACGTTCGGGATATTCCTGTACGAGCTTCTGTTTGGTAAGACGCCGTTTAGAGGAGACGTGAACAGAGCGACGCTGTTTAACGTGGTTGGACAGCCGTTGAGGTTTCCGGAGCATCCTAGCGTGAGCTTTGCGGCTAGGGACTTGATCAGAGGGTTGCTTGTGAAGGAGCCTCAGCATAGGTTGGCTTATAGAAGAGGAGCTACTGAGATTAAGCAGCATCCTTTTTTTCAGAGTATTAACTGGGCTTTGATCAGATGCACTAACCCACCTCAGGTTCCACAGCCGCTGAAGATTCTGGATAATGCTCAGAGTCAAGGACATGGTTGTAGCCGTAGTCAAGGAGATGGTAAGCCGCCAACTGTTGTTGTGGATGTGAAGCCTTCTGGTAATTATTTGGAGATTGATTTCTTCTGA